The sequence CGACAATCGGTTGCCACTTTGCAAATAATGCAGGTATCGCTTCGGCGAGATGTTGCCGATAATAGGCAGGTTTTTCATCATGGTTTAGGGTGAATGATTGCTCTACACCCCACAATGGCAAGGTACTATCAGCAGTTAAAGCTTGCGCTAAAGGACGTTGTTGCCGTTTATACTGCTCTAATACTTGCGGATGGTTTGCTATCGCCCATGACACGCGTTTCATCACAGCCTGCGCAGCTTGGGCTGGGCTAATAAATAGTGGTACAGATACCAGTAATTGATGTGGCTTTAAGCGGAAATTGATATTTTTAACCCGCTTTTTGCTGATATGTAGCTCAATACCTGCTTGCGCCAAACAATGTTTAGCGCTGTCTAATAAAATAGACTGATATGCTGGCGGTACATTCATGCTCAGAGCGCTTGCAAGTGATTATCAAACGACATCATATGGTATTGACTGTCTTTAACGATAGCTTCATTTGTAGTGACGATGTCTGAGTTTGCTATAGATAAATCATTGACCGTTAATCTGGTCAATTGACCTTGCCCATCACTAACGATGAAAGCGGATTGATCATCATGATTGGCTGTATTATTAGTGCTTTGCAGTAAAAGCACTGCTGCACCTGCACAATCTGGCAGGCTAACGTCATTTATCAAGGTGCGAGTGTTTAAATCATAAATCGCTGCACAACCGCCAATCGGTGTTGTCACGCATAGTAGGTTACGCGCACTATCGACCGCTACACTGGCGATATACTGATGGAAGCGCTGCCATTGATTGTTGGGCATAATAAGAGGTTTAAAATCTGTATCACCGCGTTTATGGGTCAATACTAACGGCACATTGATATGTTTTTCACCTTGGAATTGAATACCTATCATCACCGTCCCATCGTCATGCATGGCTAGGTGACGCACGCTCATTTGATTGTGCTCAGGCATAATCTGCTCAAGTAAAGCGCCAGTATGACGATTAACGTAAACCAATGAAGGACGCATGCTGTCTAAATTGAGCTCTTCACGCGACGCTTGCTCGGTTTTGATACCGCCGTTAGCGATCACTAACGTCTCGCCATCAGGATGCATAATCAGCTCGTGCGGACCGATACCATGCGAGTCATACTCTGCTATTTTCTTATAAATATCATAAGCATCGTAGATACCGATTTTACCATCCAAACTTATGGTGTCATTCTCGGTCACATACAGCAACTTACCATCTAGGCTATAACAAGCGTGTCCATAAAAATGACGGTTGTTTGCAGCGTTAATGGCGAATTTTACTTCTCCAGTTGCTGTGTCTAATACCCAAAAATTTTCGCTCGGACGACGACCCATCACCACAACGTCACGACTGCTATGATTCTTCATCGTACTATCTTGATCACTAAGCACAGGCTGAACGACAATATCATGGACACGTTCAGGCATGGTCGTTTGCCAAACGATTTGTCTATCAGCGTCAATACCGACCACACCAAAATCATTGTCAGCACGCTGCTCATCATTTGCTAATGCGTTATTTTTTGGCATAGACGCCACGCCGCTAACCCAACAAATGGGTCGCGTCAGTACGGTGGTGGTATGTACCGCGCTAAAGTCAGCGATGCTATGATGGTTGGTATTATTCCTATCATCTAGCGATAAATAGTAAGCGTGTTGCCATGCAGTAGCGGCTTGCTGACAAGCGTAACTAAACCGTGCTAGCTGGGGTGTTGGTGTAGAGGTTAACGACTGCAACTGCGAACGTATGCCTACGACATAATCCTGCAAGCGGGCATCAGGCTGACGCTGCTTGCGATAACGATGATGAATACCGACAAGCGCTACGGTACCCATTATAGTAGAAAGCATCGTCAATGCTGATGTTGCCAGCAGCTCATTATTAGACTGCTTATCTTCTGGCTGCGGCTGTGATTTATTTGCTGTCTTAGTATCGATAGAGTGCATTTTTTAATCGCCATCAGTACTGTTAAAGCCCACACGGATACCCAGCGTCGGAATCAATTGGCGCTTAATAATACGTGTAATAGTCGTGAGGTGATCATACAGCTCTTGTTGAGTGGCTTTATCGGCAGTCCCTAAGTCTTCTGGCATTTGCGCTAATAGTGTGGTGGCATCAGCAAGCGCGGTCGATAAGTTATCCGCGACTTCATTTTCATTATTGCTGCCTAAGATAGCTGTCAAAACGGGATCTGTCAGTGCTTCATTCAATGTTGCCAATTTGGCATTGATAATGGCACGGCTTTGCTCTGCGGTAGCGGCTGGCAAATGACCTTTTGCCTTTCCTGTTAAGCCTAACGGTTGATCGATGGCATTAGACTTCATGGTCTCAACCAACGAGAGTAAAGAATTAAACCATTGATTCAATCCTTGATCGCTGTCAGCCGTTTTATCAATGGCTAATAGATTAGTGGCATTTTGCTGCCAGTTTTTCTCAATATCTTTTAGGCGCGTGCTCAAAGCACTGCTTGCACTCATCACATAAGCACATTGAGCAGCATCCAGACTGTCATTGGCATATAACGCTTCTTCTAATCCTGGCACCCCTTGCACGATGGCGCTCTCGTTAGCCAATTGCTCGGCGGTGAGCTTAGGATTGGCAGCGATTAGATCGGCAACGCCACTGTGTACCAGACCGCGCTCATCAGGATAGTAATTGATATATAAATTACTCATGCTGGCGGTCGCTGGACCAAAGTTAATCATCTCAGCGCCTGCCCATGCTTGTGCGAGCACTAGCCATTGATCGCGCAGTGCTTGCAGCTCATCACCGCTGACTGGTGCTTGCTGACAATGCTTTTGTGCCAAATCATGCAATAAATCACTCTGTTTTGCGGCATCCGCATAGGCTGGAATGACAATGTCATTTGCCACATGGGTCAAATAGGTCTTTTCAGTCTCGGCACTAATATCGACAGCGGTAATTTTATCTCCACTACTATCTTTTTCTGCTGCGCTTGTAGATGCCGCACTGTCTTGCGCAACTTTTTGGCTATCTACTTCTGGCGCTTTATTGTCATCAGCCGGTTTAACACAGCTGATCAGCAAGCCTGCGCTTAAGGCCGATAAGGCCATCGCTAAAGCATGGTTTATTTTCATAAATTTCTCAATATTATTATCAATAATGGTTTAAATTCTAATCTTTACAAGCTCTAGTCTCTAGTGTTTGATTGGGCGGATAACCTTATCAACACTTACTTATTTTCTCAGTTATTGCTCAGTCATTTAGCATAGATAAATGACCTTATCTCTATAATGACTGTAAGAACGCATTCAATTCAGAACGACCTTGTTTGTCGAGTTTGAGTACTTTTTGCTGTTGCTTCTGGGCTTCACCGCCGTGCCATAACACCGCTTCCATCAACGTACGGGCGCGACCATCATGCAAAAACGTTGCTTGTGGATCGACCGTTTGCGCCAGACCAATGCCCCATAAAGCAGGCGTACGCCATTCATAAGAATTCGCTAAAAACTCAACTTGGATATTTTTTGCGGGTAATTTCCCAGCAATCGTGCGATCGGCAAGATCATCACCCATGTCATGTAATAGTAAATCTGTATAAGGATAAATCACTTGTCCATGCTGCTCAAGATGGTCATCGTCGGTTTTTGGCAACTGATATCTTGGTGTATGGCAACTTTGGCAACCCATATCATAAAAGCGTTTTTTGCCCGCTAGCACTAGCGTATCGTCAGCATCACGCCGATGCGGTACTGCCAAATTGCGTGTATAAAACTCCACAAACTTAGCCACTTCATCATTGACTTCAACAGGCGGCTTGCCATCGCCTTGCTCATCAGCCCCAGTCGTCGCATTCATACAAGCCGTCTGTGTCGGCATACAGGATTCATGAGGACGTATATTTGAGGTCAAGCCCATGTCTTCATTAAAAGCACTTTGGTTTTGAGTAATCAGCTTGGTTTGCCCAGCTTTCCAGCCAAAGCGTCCAAGGGCATGCTTGCCAGTCTGTGGATCCATGACCCAATTGAACTTGCCACTGATATCGACATTCGTACTGTTTTTATTATCAACCGCTTGTTTTTTAATCGCTTCATCCGGTATTTGCTCAAGTAATCCAAGCCCAATCATCGGTAAAGCCACTCGCGGCGACACCATCAAATCATCATCAAATGCACCATAACCCGGTTTGGTTAAATTAAAGGTGGGCGCACGTAACGTCTCAACATGACCATCTGCAAAAGTAACGGGCTTGTCTGTCCACTGCACCGCAATTCTGGCTTCAGCAGGCACACCTTGGATACCTCGATCTTGTAACTGACCACCATACATAGGATGAACGACTTTTTCGATAAGTGAGTTTTGTAGTTGCTGACGCTGCTCATCGGTGGTTGCTGGCATCGCAAGGCGAATAAGCAAGCTATCGGCATCGTCATCACTGGTCATAGGCGCATGACCGCGACCGTCCTTGACATGGCACGATTGACAGGCAGCAACATTGAACAATGCGCCCAAACCATCACGGCTGTCAGTGCTGGCAGGGGCAATCACCCACGGTTGCCGAAAGAACGCATTACCAATAAAAAAATGCCCTTTCCGTGATGCCGTCAAGTTTGATGAAGGTTTAGAGTAACTCTCAGCGCTGCTAATACTAATACCAGTATCACCACCTTGCTTGACCTCTTGCGGATCAAAGCTTGCCAATTGCTGCATTGGTACGCCAGCGAGCGTTTCGATGGTTTGGAGGCGTTCAGGTGTTAGCGTTGGGTTGTCAGCATTATTAATGGCAGATTTTTCGTTTTCAGAAATATCATCAGACACACTGTCCGTCGGCTGACAAGCACTAAGGGATAGCACACATAGAATACCAAGCGTTGGCTTTAACAGGGTGGTTTTGCTGACAAAAGACGCATAAAAAGAGGCAGGGATTTTGGCTTTGAAAATATTTTTGGTGTTCATCGTGGTGTTCATAAAGAGTACCTTAGTTCTAATCTAGAACCATTAAAATCGCATGCTATAAAGTGTTTCACTTCTAGTCGATAAGGTACAGCAATGTAATGACGTACTGACCTATCAGGCTATTTTAATATGGTAAAAAAAACACGCCGCCAACGGTAGTCGACAACGTGTGTATTATACCTAAATTACTTTTCCATGAAAATAATTCTCATTAGCTTATAACGACTTGTCAGGCATTATCGATCAATACTATGTCAATTACTGCTATGTCAATCACTGCTATGCTTGCTGTTAAGCCAGTAGATTAATGAGCAATTAAAACTGCGAACCTGCGTCAGCATCTAAATTGTCAATACCGACCGCTTTTGCCGCATTTTCGATACCAGCTGTCAGCTCTTGTAAGCTAGTGATACTATTTTCAATCCAGCTACGACGGGTATTTTGCTCTTCAGCTGAAATCCCTTGTTTACTTACTTGACCAGCGGTGGCAATCATTTGATCAACTTTGATGCCTTCTTTTTCACCTTTTTCAACAATCACATTAAAGGCGGCTTCTACCTTAGCAAAGTCAGTCGCCAATTTATCAGCCGCTTCTTTGTTGTTCGTATCGACTAGATAGTTTTTAACACCATAGCCACCAACGCTCTTACCAGCGACTGTCTTATAGTTGCCGTTAAAGACATTTTGGATACCACGGGCATTGTTGGCATAGCTTAGATGGGTCAAATCACTGAAGCATTCGTGCTCATCTTCGGTAGAGCCCGTTACAAACGCAACCTGTATACGCTCAGAAGCAAGCTCACCCAATGCTAGGCTGCCCATCTGATACATGATTTGGCGTAGACCATTATCGTATTTGCGAGCCATCAGGTCGCTACGTAAGGTATTCTCACTCTCAGGCTGCCACTCAGCTTCCATTGCAGTCAAATCATCAACCAGTAATTGAGTCGCTGCTTTCAAGAACGCGCCACGACGCTCACATATACCAGCATCTTCATTGACCGTCTCACCGCTGGTACATTGACCTGCTTCAGTCACATAATCTGTCACTGGACGATTGCCTGCACCCTCGCCAACGCCGTTGTTATCTTGTCCCCACAGCATAAACTCAATCGCATGGTAGCCGGTCGTCACATTGGCTTCACTACCACCAATCTCATTCATTTCTGCTAATAGCTCAGGAGTGATAGTACTGGTATCTTGTTTGATACTACCGACCGTAATGCTATCGCTATTGATGATATTGTCTTGGCTATTGTATTCACCTTCATAGCCATCACTAACGTAATCAATCAACGCTTCATCAAGTGGCCAAGCATTTACCTGTCCTTCCCAACCATCGATACTGCCGAGTGCTCGTTTATCATTGGCTGTCACAAAACCTTCATCAAAACGGAAGATCTCAGTTTGCGAATACGGCTGGCGCGCGGCTTTATACGCCGCTTTTGCCGCATCAAGGTTTGCTTGGGTTGGTGTTGTCACATAGGTCTCTACTGCCGTTTGCAGGGCTTTAGCAGTATCTAGCGAATCTTTATAAGCCGCATGCGCCATGTTGGCATAGCTGATCATAAGTCTATCGGTATAAGCTTGATCAACCGCTGATAGTTTCGTCGTATCTGCAGCGGTTGTGTCTTGCACCGCTGTTTGCGTATCGGCGGTAGAGTCTGTGTCTTCCTTGGCTTGCTTGGTACAACCCGACACCATTAACAACCCTGCAAGCGCAGCAGCTAAAGTAGTTGGTAAAATCTTACGGCTCGTTACTGTGGTAATCGTCATACATATCCTCAAAAAGTATCTCAAAAGAAAAATGGGCTTTGAATAAAGAGCATTAGGGCGTATCCTCATTTTAAATAATGCTGATAAAAATGAGATAAATGACAGTCAAATGAGAAAAACAGCACACATAATATCAAGATATTGACCAGAATTTGATACTATTAGACAAAATTTAGCTATTTTTGGTCCATTTAGAAAAGCCTCAAATGAACTGACAACCTACCCTAGTATCGCCACAATAACAAAGCTTTGTAAATTATAGTGTTATTGATAATCATTATCAATATTTAATTAATATTAATATAACCATTTAGCTAACGATTGTTTTATAAATGAAAGCATCAGAAATATTCTATATTGATTCGAAGCTAACGGAATCCTGATACCTAAAATCATTTTTAATTTGAAATCTAAATATCAGGCATAAAAAAAGGCCAGTTTATCACTGACCTTTTTTAACACTATAATGACAGCTAAACCATCGTATGAATTAACGTACGTTGTTTGGCGCATTGATGGTTAATTCAACACGGCGGTTTTGCTGACGACCATACTCGGTGCTGTTATCAGCAACTGGACGAGACTCACCATAAGCGACGACATTGATACGGCTAGAAGCCACACCGCGTGCGCTTAAATAGTTCGCTACTGCGTAAGCACGATCGCGTGACAGTTTCATGTTATAAGCATCAGAACCTTTGCTATCAGTATGACCAGCAACCGTTATCGTGTTTTGGTTATATTCATTTAGCGTTGATGCAAGCTTATCAAGCGTTGGTCTAAATGATGGGTTTAAAGACGCATCATCAAATGAGAACGTGATGTTGCCTGGCATTACTAGGTCAATATTACCATTCGCATTTGGCGTAACGGTTACACCCGTACCGGCCATTTGCTGCTCAAGCTGCTTGGCTTGACGCTCCATGTAGTAACCAACACCAGCACCCAAAGCTGCGCCAATCGCGGCATCACGACCTGTGTTATCACCACCTGTTGCTTTTGAAATTGCGCCGCCGCCTAAAGCACCTGCCAATGTACCAATGGCAGTTTTGTTCAAGCGTTGTTGTCCAGTGTTTGGATCAGTAGCACAACCGCTAAGAGCTAGACCTGACGCTACTGCTGCAATCATTAATGTATTACGCATAATATTTCCTCTTAAGTTTAAAAAATTATAGACAAACAAAGTGTGCTTTTTATAAATATTTTCTGTTAATTCCATCTACATGCTTAATATACACTCGTCATTATTATGGCAATTACAATCTAATCATGTGTAATATTTTGTCACACCTGTGTATGAGAAGTGCAGAATGATTTAATGAGACTTTCACAGTGATTGGATACGTTGTGTTCTCACTTTTAACTATCCATTAGCGCAAGGTGTTATCACAAGTCACGTTTACACTCGTACACTCTGAACCGTTTCTGCTAAAATTGTGCAATAAAACTGGCAATGAATCATTTATATACTAATAAGACTGACCGAAAAGGATTTAGCATGCGATTGACATCTACTATTCGAAAAATACACGAACGCAACCCTAAATTAGGCAAAGCCATTTCACTTGCGACAGCGACTGGGGTTATTGCAGCCAACAGCTTCGGTGGTAGTATTCCCTTATGGTTAATGGGTGTCGGCAAAGTCATCACTGGTGCTCCTATCGCAGACAAAGCGGTCATCAAAATCGCGACTTATTGGATCAGTAGCAACAGTGCCTTGATCGATGACATGTTGCCACGTAAAGATTGGCGCATCAGCTTACCCGATGACGTTCACATCAATGGCAAATATTTGCTGGTCAGCAATCATCAGTCTTGGGTCGATACCAGTATCGTGCAGTACATTAGTGAAAAACGCTTGCCATTGACACGGTTTTTCACCAAATTTGAACTGATTTATATTCCGATTGTGGGCCAAGCCTTTTACTTTTTAGACTTCCCAATGATGCGTCGGCATTCTAAAGAAGCCGTCGCTAAAAACCCTGCTCTACAAGGCAAAGACATCGAAGAAGCCAAACGCGCCTGTGCCCTGTTAAAAGACAAACCTTTTACTTTGTTAAATTACTTAGAAGGCACGCGTTTCACCAAAGCCAAACATGCAAAGCAACAGTCTCCTTATACGCATTTATTGAAGCCACGGGCAGGCGGCCTATCTTTAGCCATTAACGCGCTAGGCGAA is a genomic window of Psychrobacter cibarius containing:
- a CDS encoding DUF45 domain-containing protein; its protein translation is MNVPPAYQSILLDSAKHCLAQAGIELHISKKRVKNINFRLKPHQLLVSVPLFISPAQAAQAVMKRVSWAIANHPQVLEQYKRQQRPLAQALTADSTLPLWGVEQSFTLNHDEKPAYYRQHLAEAIPALFAKWQPIVGATANEIRLKKMHTRWGSCNTRARRIWLSVYLPAYPIECTEYVIVHELCHLHHANHSAEFWQTVANAMPDYQNWHNMLAGKTGKLD
- a CDS encoding imelysin family protein, which produces MKINHALAMALSALSAGLLISCVKPADDNKAPEVDSQKVAQDSAASTSAAEKDSSGDKITAVDISAETEKTYLTHVANDIVIPAYADAAKQSDLLHDLAQKHCQQAPVSGDELQALRDQWLVLAQAWAGAEMINFGPATASMSNLYINYYPDERGLVHSGVADLIAANPKLTAEQLANESAIVQGVPGLEEALYANDSLDAAQCAYVMSASSALSTRLKDIEKNWQQNATNLLAIDKTADSDQGLNQWFNSLLSLVETMKSNAIDQPLGLTGKAKGHLPAATAEQSRAIINAKLATLNEALTDPVLTAILGSNNENEVADNLSTALADATTLLAQMPEDLGTADKATQQELYDHLTTITRIIKRQLIPTLGIRVGFNSTDGD
- a CDS encoding DUF1513 domain-containing protein codes for the protein MHSIDTKTANKSQPQPEDKQSNNELLATSALTMLSTIMGTVALVGIHHRYRKQRQPDARLQDYVVGIRSQLQSLTSTPTPQLARFSYACQQAATAWQHAYYLSLDDRNNTNHHSIADFSAVHTTTVLTRPICWVSGVASMPKNNALANDEQRADNDFGVVGIDADRQIVWQTTMPERVHDIVVQPVLSDQDSTMKNHSSRDVVVMGRRPSENFWVLDTATGEVKFAINAANNRHFYGHACYSLDGKLLYVTENDTISLDGKIGIYDAYDIYKKIAEYDSHGIGPHELIMHPDGETLVIANGGIKTEQASREELNLDSMRPSLVYVNRHTGALLEQIMPEHNQMSVRHLAMHDDGTVMIGIQFQGEKHINVPLVLTHKRGDTDFKPLIMPNNQWQRFHQYIASVAVDSARNLLCVTTPIGGCAAIYDLNTRTLINDVSLPDCAGAAVLLLQSTNNTANHDDQSAFIVSDGQGQLTRLTVNDLSIANSDIVTTNEAIVKDSQYHMMSFDNHLQAL
- a CDS encoding acyltransferase translates to MRLTSTIRKIHERNPKLGKAISLATATGVIAANSFGGSIPLWLMGVGKVITGAPIADKAVIKIATYWISSNSALIDDMLPRKDWRISLPDDVHINGKYLLVSNHQSWVDTSIVQYISEKRLPLTRFFTKFELIYIPIVGQAFYFLDFPMMRRHSKEAVAKNPALQGKDIEEAKRACALLKDKPFTLLNYLEGTRFTKAKHAKQQSPYTHLLKPRAGGLSLAINALGEDIDGMLDMTIVYPDGVPSYSDLWKGNIKRLGVDVRYIEMPDALFNGIKNGGYENDDAVKSQMFDWVEQIWQQKDQRITDMLAEFETNPKAPSA
- a CDS encoding di-heme oxidoredictase family protein — translated: MNTKNIFKAKIPASFYASFVSKTTLLKPTLGILCVLSLSACQPTDSVSDDISENEKSAINNADNPTLTPERLQTIETLAGVPMQQLASFDPQEVKQGGDTGISISSAESYSKPSSNLTASRKGHFFIGNAFFRQPWVIAPASTDSRDGLGALFNVAACQSCHVKDGRGHAPMTSDDDADSLLIRLAMPATTDEQRQQLQNSLIEKVVHPMYGGQLQDRGIQGVPAEARIAVQWTDKPVTFADGHVETLRAPTFNLTKPGYGAFDDDLMVSPRVALPMIGLGLLEQIPDEAIKKQAVDNKNSTNVDISGKFNWVMDPQTGKHALGRFGWKAGQTKLITQNQSAFNEDMGLTSNIRPHESCMPTQTACMNATTGADEQGDGKPPVEVNDEVAKFVEFYTRNLAVPHRRDADDTLVLAGKKRFYDMGCQSCHTPRYQLPKTDDDHLEQHGQVIYPYTDLLLHDMGDDLADRTIAGKLPAKNIQVEFLANSYEWRTPALWGIGLAQTVDPQATFLHDGRARTLMEAVLWHGGEAQKQQQKVLKLDKQGRSELNAFLQSL
- a CDS encoding OmpA family protein, which codes for MRNTLMIAAVASGLALSGCATDPNTGQQRLNKTAIGTLAGALGGGAISKATGGDNTGRDAAIGAALGAGVGYYMERQAKQLEQQMAGTGVTVTPNANGNIDLVMPGNITFSFDDASLNPSFRPTLDKLASTLNEYNQNTITVAGHTDSKGSDAYNMKLSRDRAYAVANYLSARGVASSRINVVAYGESRPVADNSTEYGRQQNRRVELTINAPNNVR
- a CDS encoding imelysin family protein; the encoded protein is MTITTVTSRKILPTTLAAALAGLLMVSGCTKQAKEDTDSTADTQTAVQDTTAADTTKLSAVDQAYTDRLMISYANMAHAAYKDSLDTAKALQTAVETYVTTPTQANLDAAKAAYKAARQPYSQTEIFRFDEGFVTANDKRALGSIDGWEGQVNAWPLDEALIDYVSDGYEGEYNSQDNIINSDSITVGSIKQDTSTITPELLAEMNEIGGSEANVTTGYHAIEFMLWGQDNNGVGEGAGNRPVTDYVTEAGQCTSGETVNEDAGICERRGAFLKAATQLLVDDLTAMEAEWQPESENTLRSDLMARKYDNGLRQIMYQMGSLALGELASERIQVAFVTGSTEDEHECFSDLTHLSYANNARGIQNVFNGNYKTVAGKSVGGYGVKNYLVDTNNKEAADKLATDFAKVEAAFNVIVEKGEKEGIKVDQMIATAGQVSKQGISAEEQNTRRSWIENSITSLQELTAGIENAAKAVGIDNLDADAGSQF